The Streptomyces sp. NBC_01689 genome includes a window with the following:
- a CDS encoding PDZ domain-containing protein, which yields MEQTALRPKPMPGQEPGGGDSRPAPAARRPHAVRRRGRRLMSLLFGLLVGTVLVLSGVGLGTVGATVIGMSRMAALQRAAGEAGDGRGPDRARGQEGKQAHGGRQGPAPGAEDASGSSPSASSRGGTGTGTRAALGVEAVDAPGGAGALITAVHDPGPGRTAGLVRGDVLDALGGTRLGSAADLARAVAAADPGHAVTLAVRHADGGRQRLTAVPGLVT from the coding sequence ATGGAACAGACCGCGTTGCGTCCCAAGCCGATGCCCGGTCAGGAGCCTGGCGGCGGCGACAGCCGTCCGGCGCCCGCCGCCAGGCGCCCGCACGCCGTGCGCCGTCGCGGCAGGCGGCTGATGTCCCTGCTGTTCGGTCTCCTAGTCGGGACCGTCCTCGTCCTGTCGGGGGTGGGGCTCGGCACCGTCGGTGCCACCGTGATCGGTATGAGCAGGATGGCGGCGCTGCAGAGGGCGGCCGGTGAAGCCGGGGATGGACGGGGGCCGGACAGGGCGCGGGGGCAGGAGGGGAAGCAGGCGCACGGGGGACGGCAGGGCCCGGCGCCGGGGGCGGAGGATGCGAGCGGGTCGTCCCCGTCCGCGTCCTCGCGCGGCGGCACCGGGACGGGGACCAGGGCGGCCCTCGGGGTCGAGGCCGTCGACGCGCCCGGGGGCGCGGGCGCGCTGATCACGGCTGTCCACGACCCCGGCCCGGGCCGCACGGCCGGTCTGGTCCGCGGCGACGTGCTCGACGCCCTCGGCGGCACCCGCCTCGGCTCGGCCGCCGACCTGGCGCGGGCCGTCGCCGCGGCGGACCCGGGCCACGCGGTGACGCTCGCCGTGCGCCACGCCGACGGCGGCCGGCAGCGGCTGACCGCCGTCCCGGGACTCGTGACCTGA
- the cyc2 gene encoding germacradienol/geosmin synthase Cyc2, translating into MTQPFELPTFYMPYPARLNPHLDEARAHTAEWARGMGMLEGSGIWEQSDLDAHDYGLLCAYTHPDCDGPALSLITDWYVWVFFFDDHFLETFKRTQDRRGGRAYLDRLPLFMPLDPSAPVPEPLNPVEAGLADLWARTVPSMSPGWRERFAVSTEHLLNESMWELSNIDEGRIANPVEYIEMRRKVGGAPWSAGLVEYATAEVPASVAGSRPLRVLMETFSDGVHLRNDLFSYQREVEEEGELSNGVLVLETFFGCTTQQAAETVNDILTSRLHQFEHTALTEVPALAVEHGLTPDRIAAVAAYTRGLQDWQSGGHEWHLRSSRYMNEGALEADRAFGAGVLGTSALDLAGLLSAAGAERLRAYTHVPFQKVGPSQLPDFLMPFEVTLSPHLDGARHRLTGWMHAMGMLREGVWDEDKLDAYDLPLCAAGIHPDATADALDISSQWLAWGTYGDDYYPLVLGHRRDLAAARTVTARLSACMPVDGEEVPVPANGLERGLIDLWRRTVADMTPDERRQFRSTVDVMTESWVWELSNQIQHRIPDPVDYLEMRRATFGSELTMSLCRLGHGRKVPPEVYRSGPVRSLENAAMDYAMLLNDVFSYQKEIEYEGEIHNGILVVQNFFGCDYPTALGVVHDLMTQRMQQFQHVAAHELPLLYEDFKLSAEARETMEGYVGELRNWLAGILSWHRGCRRYGAEDLARRAHGFVPDLVPGVPFGGPRPGSAPVEAPAPVPAPAVLLPAGAGAGGFGGGAPRIPRGTGAAAEFTLPPQTAGDPADTTAPAIPASPAAWTPAAG; encoded by the coding sequence ATGACGCAGCCGTTCGAACTCCCGACCTTCTACATGCCGTATCCCGCGCGGCTGAACCCGCACCTCGACGAGGCGCGAGCCCACACGGCCGAATGGGCCCGGGGGATGGGCATGCTGGAGGGTTCCGGCATCTGGGAACAGTCCGACCTCGACGCGCACGACTACGGCCTGCTGTGCGCGTACACGCACCCCGACTGCGACGGCCCGGCCCTCTCGCTCATCACCGACTGGTACGTGTGGGTCTTCTTCTTCGACGACCACTTCCTGGAGACCTTCAAGCGCACCCAGGACCGCCGGGGCGGCCGGGCCTACCTGGACCGGTTGCCCCTCTTCATGCCGCTCGACCCGTCGGCCCCCGTGCCGGAGCCGCTGAACCCGGTCGAGGCGGGGCTGGCCGACCTCTGGGCGCGCACGGTGCCCTCGATGTCGCCGGGGTGGCGGGAGCGGTTCGCCGTCTCCACCGAGCACCTGCTCAACGAGTCGATGTGGGAGCTGTCCAACATCGACGAAGGGCGGATCGCGAACCCCGTCGAGTACATCGAGATGCGCCGCAAGGTCGGCGGGGCCCCCTGGTCGGCCGGGCTCGTCGAGTACGCGACCGCCGAAGTGCCCGCCTCCGTGGCCGGGTCGAGGCCGCTGCGGGTGCTGATGGAGACGTTCTCGGACGGCGTGCACCTGCGCAACGACCTGTTCTCCTACCAACGGGAGGTCGAGGAGGAGGGCGAGCTCAGCAACGGCGTCCTCGTCCTGGAGACCTTCTTCGGCTGCACCACCCAGCAGGCCGCCGAGACGGTCAACGACATCCTCACCTCGCGCCTGCACCAGTTCGAGCACACGGCGCTGACCGAGGTGCCCGCGCTCGCCGTGGAGCACGGGCTCACCCCGGACCGGATCGCCGCGGTCGCCGCCTACACGCGGGGACTCCAGGACTGGCAGTCGGGCGGCCACGAGTGGCACCTGCGGTCCAGCCGGTACATGAACGAAGGCGCCCTGGAGGCGGACCGCGCGTTCGGAGCCGGCGTCCTCGGCACCTCCGCCCTGGACCTCGCCGGCCTGCTCTCCGCCGCGGGCGCGGAGCGGCTGCGCGCGTACACCCACGTTCCGTTCCAGAAGGTCGGTCCGTCGCAACTGCCCGACTTCCTGATGCCGTTCGAGGTGACGCTCAGCCCCCACCTCGACGGGGCCCGGCACCGCCTGACCGGCTGGATGCACGCCATGGGCATGCTCCGGGAGGGCGTCTGGGACGAGGACAAGCTGGACGCGTACGACCTCCCGCTGTGCGCGGCGGGCATCCATCCGGACGCCACCGCGGACGCCCTCGACATCAGCTCGCAGTGGCTGGCCTGGGGCACGTACGGCGACGACTACTACCCGCTCGTCCTCGGTCACCGCCGCGACCTCGCCGCGGCCAGGACGGTCACCGCGCGTCTGTCGGCCTGCATGCCCGTCGACGGCGAGGAGGTCCCGGTCCCGGCGAACGGCCTGGAGCGAGGCCTCATCGACCTCTGGCGGCGCACCGTCGCGGACATGACCCCCGACGAACGACGGCAGTTCCGGTCCACGGTCGACGTGATGACGGAGAGCTGGGTGTGGGAGCTGTCCAACCAGATCCAGCACCGCATCCCCGATCCGGTCGACTATCTGGAGATGCGCCGGGCCACGTTCGGTTCGGAGCTCACCATGAGCCTGTGCCGGCTCGGCCACGGCCGGAAGGTCCCGCCGGAGGTCTACCGCAGCGGTCCCGTCCGGTCGCTGGAGAACGCGGCGATGGACTACGCGATGCTGCTGAACGACGTGTTCTCGTACCAGAAGGAGATCGAGTACGAGGGGGAGATCCACAACGGCATCCTCGTCGTCCAGAACTTCTTCGGCTGCGACTACCCGACCGCGCTCGGCGTCGTCCACGACCTGATGACCCAGCGCATGCAGCAGTTCCAGCATGTCGCCGCTCATGAACTGCCGCTTCTGTACGAGGACTTCAAGCTCTCCGCGGAGGCGCGGGAGACCATGGAGGGATATGTCGGCGAGCTGCGGAACTGGCTGGCCGGAATCCTGAGCTGGCACCGGGGCTGCCGTCGTTACGGCGCCGAGGACCTCGCCCGCCGCGCCCACGGCTTCGTACCCGACCTGGTGCCCGGGGTGCCCTTCGGCGGTCCGCGGCCGGGTTCCGCACCGGTGGAGGCGCCGGCCCCGGTGCCCGCGCCCGCGGTCCTCCTGCCCGCCGGGGCGGGAGCGGGGGGCTTCGGCGGCGGGGCGCCCCGCATCCCGAGGGGTACGGGGGCGGCCGCCGAATTCACCCTGCCGCCGCAGACCGCCGGGGACCCCGCGGACACGACGGCTCCGGCGATCCCGGCGTCTCCGGCGGCCTGGACGCCCGCGGCGGGCTGA
- a CDS encoding alpha/beta fold hydrolase, translated as MTSFVLPHEVHGDGAHKVIAVHGWFADRSAYASVLPDLDRAAFQYALVDLRGYGEARDVAGSYTTSEAAADVVGLADRLGWSRFSVIGHSMGGAVAQRLLALVPDRLRRLVGVSPVPASGLPLPEDQWELFADAAHRPENRRTIMDLTTGGRLPAAWLDRMVTRSLALSDPKAFRAYLDSWAGADFHAEVEGARVPALAVTGALDPALSAALMRETWMRWYPDAELHELARTGHYAMDESPLDLIRVVESFLGAAEDGGTAGAGGAVPVAAAGGGSAA; from the coding sequence ATGACCTCCTTCGTGCTCCCCCATGAAGTGCACGGCGACGGCGCCCACAAGGTGATCGCCGTGCACGGCTGGTTCGCCGACCGGTCCGCGTACGCGTCCGTGCTGCCCGACCTCGACCGCGCCGCGTTCCAGTACGCGCTGGTCGACCTGAGGGGTTACGGGGAGGCACGGGACGTCGCGGGCTCGTACACGACCTCCGAGGCGGCGGCCGACGTCGTCGGGCTCGCGGACCGGTTGGGGTGGTCCCGGTTCTCGGTGATCGGCCACTCGATGGGGGGCGCCGTCGCCCAGCGCCTGCTGGCCCTCGTCCCGGACCGGCTGCGCCGGCTGGTCGGGGTCTCGCCGGTACCCGCGTCGGGGCTGCCCCTGCCGGAGGACCAGTGGGAGCTGTTCGCGGACGCGGCGCACCGGCCGGAGAACCGGCGGACCATCATGGACCTCACGACCGGCGGCCGGCTGCCCGCGGCCTGGCTGGACCGGATGGTGACGCGGTCGCTGGCGCTCAGCGACCCGAAGGCGTTCCGCGCCTATCTGGACTCGTGGGCCGGCGCGGACTTCCACGCCGAGGTCGAGGGCGCCCGGGTGCCCGCGCTGGCCGTGACGGGCGCGCTGGACCCCGCGCTGTCGGCCGCCCTGATGCGGGAGACCTGGATGCGCTGGTACCCGGACGCCGAACTCCACGAACTGGCGCGGACCGGGCACTACGCGATGGACGAGAGCCCGCTCGACCTGATCCGCGTGGTGGAGTCCTTCCTCGGCGCGGCGGAGGACGGCGGAACGGCGGGGGCCGGAGGCGCGGTGCCGGTCGCCGCGGCCGGCGGCGGGAGCGCGGCGTGA
- a CDS encoding cytochrome P450, which translates to MSLRETVPPVPDVFDPRRYADGIPYAAYRTLRDHHPVAWQDEPEVLGWPAGTGFWAVTRHADVVRVLKDPVTYSSWLGATQIRDPAPDDLPFIRRMMLNQDPPDHGRLRRTVSRAFTPRRIEHFTSVVRGRARALIEGAVREARAGDGRCDLVASVTDDYALLNLADLLGVPEEDRGLLLHWTRRVIGYQDPDEAGEPVHDAHGRPVDPRSPSRLGDMFAYAHRLALHKRAVPGDDVLTALAGDPELAPAELEMFFFLLTVAGNDTVRSAAPGGLLTLARNPDTYAALRSGRVGLDTAVEELLRLYPPVLSFRRTAAVDTELAGRRIRAGDKVVVFHASANHDERVFADPHRVDLTRSPNPHVSFGDGPHVCLGAHFARLQLRVLYEEMLRAVPSPTPAGAPRRLVSNFINGLKSLPVHLG; encoded by the coding sequence GTGAGCCTGCGGGAGACCGTGCCGCCCGTCCCCGACGTCTTCGACCCCCGCCGGTACGCCGACGGGATTCCGTACGCCGCCTACCGCACGCTGCGCGACCACCACCCGGTGGCCTGGCAGGACGAACCCGAGGTGCTCGGCTGGCCCGCCGGAACGGGGTTCTGGGCGGTGACCCGGCACGCGGACGTGGTGCGGGTGCTCAAGGACCCGGTGACGTACTCCTCGTGGCTCGGCGCCACCCAGATCCGCGATCCCGCCCCGGACGACCTGCCGTTCATCCGGCGGATGATGCTCAATCAGGACCCGCCGGACCACGGCCGGCTGAGGCGTACGGTCAGCCGCGCCTTCACCCCCCGCCGGATCGAGCACTTCACGTCGGTGGTGCGCGGACGGGCCCGCGCCCTGATCGAGGGCGCGGTGCGCGAGGCCCGCGCGGGGGACGGACGCTGCGACCTCGTCGCCTCCGTGACCGACGACTACGCGCTGCTCAACCTCGCTGACCTGCTGGGCGTACCGGAGGAGGACCGGGGGCTGCTGCTGCACTGGACGCGCAGGGTGATCGGCTACCAGGACCCCGACGAGGCGGGCGAGCCCGTCCACGACGCACACGGCAGACCCGTCGATCCGCGTTCCCCGTCCAGGTTGGGGGACATGTTCGCGTACGCGCACCGGCTGGCGCTCCACAAGCGGGCCGTCCCGGGCGACGACGTGCTGACCGCGCTCGCGGGCGACCCCGAACTCGCCCCGGCGGAGCTGGAGATGTTCTTCTTCCTGCTGACGGTCGCGGGCAACGACACCGTGCGCAGCGCCGCGCCGGGCGGTCTGCTGACACTGGCGCGGAACCCGGACACGTACGCCGCCCTGCGCTCGGGAAGGGTCGGACTCGACACCGCCGTCGAGGAGTTGCTGCGTCTGTACCCGCCCGTCCTCAGTTTCCGCCGTACGGCGGCCGTCGACACCGAACTGGCGGGGCGGCGCATCCGCGCGGGCGACAAGGTGGTCGTCTTCCACGCCTCGGCCAACCACGACGAGCGTGTCTTCGCGGACCCGCACCGGGTCGACCTGACCCGCTCCCCCAACCCCCACGTCTCCTTCGGCGACGGGCCGCACGTCTGCCTCGGCGCGCACTTCGCGCGGCTGCAACTGCGGGTGCTCTACGAGGAGATGCTGCGCGCCGTGCCGTCGCCGACCCCGGCCGGAGCCCCGCGCCGGCTCGTCTCGAACTTCATCAACGGACTCAAGTCCCTGCCGGTGCACCTGGGATGA
- a CDS encoding damage-control phosphatase ARMT1 family protein has translation MSDPTDATAPLTPADAPVILGDVPGSFPWSVLTERHPALIRKVRDAFPYGPERQRALDALLKSSAGGVVEPLGPEARDRQRWEEWGGPEYYGRPWLDLPFLWSESYFYRRLLDAVGYFGPGPWQGVDPFRPFKLAELDTPEADAELAALDELAGRPAAEQEEALLLGSLWGNRADLGFRLGAGDDGAATDSQLVVNDGEMLRSLFAGGTLCVVADNSGRELVPDLLLIDHLLRGRRVERAVLHVKPYPYFVSDATTADVLDALRRLKAAPGKAGASGHRLWSAMTDGRLTVRAHPFSCAPLPWADMPGDLRREFAEADVTLMKGDLNYRRLVGDRHYPATTPFARTTACFPGPVAALRTLKSDVVVGLDPRTEAALDAAGRGSWRTGGTHALIQVRR, from the coding sequence ATGTCCGACCCCACCGATGCCACCGCACCCCTCACCCCCGCCGACGCGCCCGTGATCCTCGGTGACGTACCGGGCTCGTTCCCGTGGAGCGTGCTGACCGAACGGCACCCGGCGCTGATCCGGAAGGTGCGGGACGCCTTCCCGTACGGCCCCGAGCGGCAGCGCGCGCTCGACGCGCTGCTGAAGAGCTCCGCCGGGGGAGTCGTCGAACCGCTCGGCCCCGAAGCCCGGGACCGGCAGCGGTGGGAGGAGTGGGGCGGCCCCGAGTACTACGGCCGGCCCTGGCTCGACCTGCCCTTCCTCTGGTCCGAGAGCTACTTCTACCGCCGGCTCCTCGACGCCGTCGGCTACTTCGGCCCCGGCCCCTGGCAGGGCGTGGACCCCTTCCGGCCGTTCAAGCTCGCCGAACTCGACACTCCCGAGGCCGACGCGGAACTCGCCGCACTGGACGAGCTCGCCGGCCGGCCCGCCGCGGAACAGGAGGAGGCGCTGCTGCTGGGTTCGCTGTGGGGCAACCGCGCGGACCTCGGTTTCCGGCTCGGCGCCGGGGACGACGGGGCGGCCACCGACTCCCAACTGGTCGTGAACGACGGGGAGATGCTGCGCTCCCTGTTCGCGGGCGGCACTCTCTGCGTGGTCGCGGACAACTCCGGCCGGGAACTCGTTCCCGATCTGCTGCTCATCGACCACCTCCTGCGCGGTCGGCGCGTCGAGCGGGCCGTCCTGCACGTGAAGCCGTACCCGTACTTCGTCTCGGACGCCACGACCGCCGACGTGCTCGACGCCCTGCGCCGCCTGAAGGCCGCGCCCGGGAAGGCCGGGGCGTCGGGCCACCGCCTCTGGTCGGCGATGACCGACGGCCGTCTCACGGTCCGCGCCCACCCGTTCTCCTGCGCCCCGCTGCCCTGGGCCGACATGCCCGGCGATCTGCGCCGGGAGTTCGCCGAGGCCGACGTCACCCTCATGAAGGGCGACCTGAACTACCGCCGCCTCGTGGGCGACCGGCACTATCCGGCCACCACCCCGTTCGCGCGGACGACCGCCTGCTTCCCCGGCCCGGTCGCGGCCCTGCGCACCCTCAAGTCCGATGTCGTCGTGGGCCTCGACCCCCGCACCGAGGCCGCGCTCGACGCCGCCGGGCGCGGCAGCTGGCGTACCGGCGGGACCCACGCGCTGATCCAGGTGCGGCGCTGA
- a CDS encoding lytic polysaccharide monooxygenase: MTATRTATAAAVAAAAPLLLLTWAAGPAQAHGAPTDPVSRVVACSPEGGADNRTAACRAAIAANGAPFTAWDNLRVAGVGGRDRQVIPDGKLCSGNLPAYKGLDLARADWPSTRLRPGASFTLSYSSTIPHTGTFKLYLSKPGYDPSKPLTWSDLPTKPFATATDPALVNGAYRIRATLPSDRTGRQMLYTIWQNTSTADTYYSCSDVVFPAAARGAGGGGRTAPTKAPAARTTAPARAAAKATPTKSAAAPSPTPSAVATPSASRASAPDDLAPAADSSSGGSGSLPLVAGAGGAAALLLTVGVAFTLRRRR; this comes from the coding sequence ATGACCGCAACCCGCACCGCCACCGCGGCCGCTGTCGCCGCGGCGGCCCCGCTGCTCCTGCTGACGTGGGCCGCGGGACCGGCCCAGGCGCACGGAGCGCCCACGGATCCGGTCAGCCGGGTGGTGGCCTGCTCCCCCGAGGGCGGCGCCGACAACCGCACCGCGGCCTGCAGGGCCGCGATCGCGGCGAACGGCGCGCCCTTCACCGCGTGGGACAACCTCCGGGTCGCCGGGGTCGGCGGCAGGGACCGGCAGGTGATCCCCGACGGGAAGCTGTGCAGCGGGAACCTGCCCGCCTACAAGGGGCTCGACCTCGCCCGCGCCGACTGGCCCTCGACCCGGCTGAGGCCGGGCGCGTCCTTCACCCTCTCCTACAGCTCGACGATCCCGCACACCGGGACCTTCAAGCTGTATCTGAGCAAGCCGGGTTACGACCCGTCCAAGCCCCTGACCTGGTCCGACCTGCCGACGAAGCCGTTCGCCACGGCCACCGACCCGGCGCTGGTGAACGGCGCGTACCGGATCAGGGCCACCCTGCCGTCCGACCGTACGGGCCGTCAGATGCTGTACACGATCTGGCAGAACACGAGCACGGCGGACACGTACTACTCGTGCTCGGACGTGGTCTTCCCGGCCGCCGCCCGTGGCGCGGGCGGCGGCGGCCGGACGGCACCGACCAAGGCACCGGCGGCGCGGACGACCGCGCCCGCCCGCGCGGCCGCGAAGGCCACGCCGACGAAGTCCGCGGCCGCGCCGTCACCGACGCCGTCCGCGGTGGCCACCCCCTCCGCCTCGCGGGCGTCCGCGCCCGACGACCTCGCCCCCGCCGCCGACAGCTCGTCCGGGGGCAGCGGTTCGCTCCCGCTCGTCGCGGGGGCGGGGGGAGCCGCGGCGCTGCTGCTCACCGTCGGCGTCGCGTTCACGCTGCGGCGCCGACGGTGA
- a CDS encoding Tat pathway signal sequence domain protein — MRTRSLFALVGVAAALSVSAISPASADDTPVLTAGGAAVAPGDVLTASLASGTKATLYSSSTGTSGVSCAASAFTATATDNPTAPGTATESLTAHTFGSCTSNVIGVLGVTSITVNNLPYTTTVASDGTVFVTPPTGSAVQTTVVLRTLLGSITCVYQAPGLTGTASNTDNSITFTNQQFAKASGSSLCFSNGYFTAKYAPVTDTTQSGSPVVTVN, encoded by the coding sequence ATGCGTACGCGATCCCTGTTCGCCCTCGTCGGTGTCGCCGCGGCCCTCTCGGTCTCCGCGATCTCCCCCGCCTCCGCGGACGACACCCCGGTGCTCACCGCGGGCGGCGCGGCCGTCGCCCCCGGCGACGTGCTCACGGCCTCGCTGGCGAGCGGCACCAAAGCCACCCTCTACTCCAGCAGCACCGGCACGAGCGGCGTCTCCTGCGCCGCGTCGGCCTTCACGGCGACCGCCACCGACAACCCGACGGCTCCCGGCACCGCCACCGAGTCGCTCACCGCCCACACCTTCGGAAGTTGCACCAGCAACGTGATCGGTGTGCTCGGTGTCACCAGCATCACGGTCAACAACCTGCCGTACACCACCACGGTCGCCTCCGACGGCACGGTCTTCGTCACCCCGCCCACCGGCTCGGCCGTCCAGACCACCGTCGTGCTGCGGACCCTGCTCGGCAGCATCACCTGTGTCTACCAGGCGCCCGGCCTGACCGGCACCGCGAGCAACACCGACAACAGCATCACCTTCACCAACCAGCAGTTCGCGAAGGCATCGGGCTCGTCCCTGTGCTTCAGCAACGGCTACTTCACCGCCAAGTACGCCCCCGTCACCGACACCACCCAGTCCGGCAGCCCGGTCGTCACCGTCAACTGA
- a CDS encoding DUF6230 family protein produces the protein MASSSDATASTGPTPVNPESGSDRRGRVRLRRAAVMAVPATAIAAGLMILTAQGALGVQFAISGMPFVVTATELNGTGFEQFGNLDNMAEDSPNAGDTGGQVLVVTSAIKSATLTKLCQSVDLGGTNLVITAGGGSDKVQATNLTTDSTELSGDASFGNIEIGNDASTLDKAGVQGNKGVFSQQADTVHIGNLRQTNYATTAAVFKLPGLKLRFSGTGC, from the coding sequence ATGGCCTCGTCCTCGGACGCCACGGCGTCCACCGGTCCCACCCCCGTGAACCCCGAAAGCGGTTCCGACCGACGCGGGCGGGTCCGTCTGCGTCGCGCCGCGGTGATGGCGGTGCCCGCCACCGCGATCGCCGCGGGACTGATGATCCTCACCGCCCAGGGCGCCCTGGGCGTGCAGTTCGCCATCTCCGGCATGCCGTTCGTCGTGACGGCGACGGAGCTGAACGGCACCGGCTTCGAGCAGTTCGGGAACCTCGACAACATGGCCGAGGACAGCCCGAACGCCGGTGACACCGGCGGCCAGGTCCTGGTCGTCACCTCCGCCATCAAGAGCGCGACGCTCACCAAGCTGTGCCAGAGCGTCGACCTGGGCGGCACCAACCTGGTCATCACCGCGGGCGGCGGCTCGGACAAGGTGCAGGCGACGAACCTGACCACCGACTCGACCGAGCTGTCGGGCGACGCTTCCTTCGGGAACATCGAGATCGGCAACGACGCGAGCACCCTCGACAAGGCCGGCGTCCAGGGGAACAAGGGTGTCTTCAGCCAGCAGGCCGACACCGTCCACATCGGCAACCTGCGGCAGACCAACTACGCGACCACCGCTGCGGTGTTCAAGCTGCCGGGCCTCAAGCTCCGCTTCAGCGGCACGGGTTGCTGA
- a CDS encoding DUF6114 domain-containing protein, protein MSRLRDPRAEFRRWRARRPFWGGLLLTLGGAEILLTEKASLKVVMHIGMQGLAGYLLPTVMLLCGLLILFNPSQRLFYSVLGILLSLGTWLTSNLGGFFVGLLLGAVGSCMAFGWLPDQEPRRRLLRGRRQRQTTPTKA, encoded by the coding sequence ATGTCCCGGCTCCGGGATCCGAGGGCGGAATTCCGGCGGTGGCGTGCGCGCCGCCCCTTCTGGGGCGGGCTGCTGCTCACCCTGGGCGGGGCGGAGATCCTCCTGACCGAGAAGGCGTCCCTCAAGGTCGTCATGCACATCGGCATGCAGGGCCTCGCGGGCTATCTGCTGCCGACGGTCATGCTCCTGTGCGGACTGCTGATCCTCTTCAACCCCTCGCAGCGCCTGTTCTACTCGGTGCTCGGGATCCTTCTCTCGCTCGGCACCTGGCTCACGTCCAACCTCGGCGGCTTCTTCGTCGGCCTGCTCCTCGGCGCGGTCGGCAGCTGCATGGCCTTCGGCTGGCTTCCCGACCAGGAACCGCGCAGGCGTCTGCTGCGCGGGCGCCGACAGCGGCAGACCACGCCGACGAAGGCCTAA